From Salvelinus sp. IW2-2015 unplaced genomic scaffold, ASM291031v2 Un_scaffold2406, whole genome shotgun sequence, one genomic window encodes:
- the poll gene encoding DNA polymerase lambda, which produces MSAYGIMKAFPKVKRAGAREEKDAPPPKRNETVPVTGSVFQGVTIHILPASIGNARCQIFQRQIVQNGGQTESSLCPTVTHVVVDDSMDCDRALRLLKVDRLPSGVYLLKCTWLSTCISEQRLLDTTDYSLLNPDKDIETTKDGVKEDVLNSIPLPATQDMKQPISDEIKPDESKETVQDTKDEYGVSQSDLEALISGLHHKDETPSTTTAPSDPQQKPLSGXWVCAQSSQSKVDNHNKHITDKLEVLAKAYTHQGDRWRALGYSKAVNALKSYHKPITSYEEACKIQGIGKKMADKVMEIMESGHLRKIDHLGEAVPVLEMFTNIWGAGAKTAQLWYTQGFRTLEDIRTKANLNHNQIIGLKHYDDFLDRMPREEAATIEKTVKEAAQFLDPGLLAMACGSYRRGKDTCGDVDVLISHPDGKSHRGVFSKVLQSLHQSGFLTDDLVSHEESGEQKKYMGVCRLPGPGRLHRRLDIIVVPYGEFACSLMYFTGSAHFNRSMRALAKTKRMSLSEHSLNSDVLRQGSLKVYGGTPLPTLTEKDVFTHLGIPFREPQERDW; this is translated from the exons ATGTCTGCCTACGGAATTATGAAAGCTTTCCCCAAAGTGAAGAGAGCAGGGGCACGTGAGGAAAAGGATGCCCCCCCACCAAAGAGGAATGAAACTGTACCTGTTACAG GGAGTGTTTTCCAGGGCGTCACCATACACATATTACCAGCCAGCATCGGGAACGCCAGATGTCAGATCTTCCAGAGACAGATTGTCCAGAATGGAGGCCAAACTGAGAGTTCCCTCTGTCCCACAGTCACCCATGTAGTAGTGGATGACAGTATGGACTGTGACAGGGCTCTCAGGCTGCTCAAAGTGGACAGGCTGCCCTCTGGAGTTTATCTGTTGAAGTGCACCTGGCTCAGCACCTGCATCAGTGAGCAGAGACTGCTGGATACAACAGACTACAGCCTACTCAACCCAGACAAAGACATTGAAACTACAAAGGACGGTGTCAAAGAAGACGTGCTCAACAGTATCCCACTTCCAGCCACACAGGACATGAAGCAGCCGATCTCTGATGAAATAAAAccagatgagtcaaaagagacT GTCCAAGACACTAAAGATGAATATGGCGTCTCCCAGAGCGATCTGGAGGCTCTGATCAGTGGCCTGCACCACAAGGACGAGACCCCCAGTACCACCACTGCCCCCTCAGACCCCCAACAGAAGCCTCTCTCAGGGAYGTGGGTGTGTGCCCAGTCCTCCCAGTCCAAGGTTGACAACCACAACAAGCACATCACAGATAAACTGGAGGTGCTGGCCAAGGCCTACACGCACCAGGGGGACAGATGGAGAGCGCTGGGCTACTCCAAAGCCGTCAACGCCCTCAAGAGCTACCACAAGCCTATCACGTCCTATGAG GAGGCCTGTAAGATCCAGGGCATTGGCAAGAAGATGGCTGACAAGGTCATGGAGATCATGGAGAGTGGGCACCTCCGTAAGATAGATCACTTGGGAGAGGCAGTGCCAGTACTGGAGATGTTCACCAATATCTGGGGGGCAGGGGCCAAGACTGCCCAGCTTTGGTACACACAG GGGTTCCGCACTTTGGAGGACATCCGCACCAAGGCCAATCTGAACCACAACCAAATAATTGGACTCAAACACTACGACGACTTTCTGGACCGGATGCCCAGAGAAGAGGCAGCCACCATTGAAAAAACG GTGAAGGAGGCAGCTCAGTTTCTGGACCCTGGCCTGTTGGCCATGGCCTGTGGTTCGTACCGCCGGGGGAAGGACACGTGTGGCGATGTTGACGTCCTCATCTCTCACCCAGACGGGAAGTCCCACCGGGGTGTCTTTAGCAAAGTGTTACAGAGCCTTCACCAGAGCG gcTTCCTGACGGACGACCTAGTCAGCCATGAGGAGAGTGGCGAGCAGAAGAAGTATATGGGRGTGTGTCGTCTGCCAGGACCTGGCCGGCTCCACCGCCGCCTCGACATCATCGTGGTGCCCTACGGCGAGTTCGCCTGCTCCCTCATGTACTTCACCGGCTCGGCACATTTTAACCGCTCTATGAGGGCATTGGCCAAGACAAAACGCATGAGCCTATCAGAGCACTCATTGAACAGCGACGTGTTGAGACAAGGAAGTTTGAAGGTGTATGGGGGGACACCACTACCCACGCTCACTGAGAAGGATGTCTTCACCCATCTGGGAATACCTTTCAGGGAACCTCAGGAAAGAGACTGGTGA
- the dpcd gene encoding protein DPCD isoform X2, translating into MAVQSWSDLLKASTKTALIHDDGXEMAEEYDLTTDELLVRKWRSKSTLKGQGPWEIEVGEPVPSTVACLESDVIKENCSNPVFMRKDTKTSFLWRVRNLPYPKEVYNISVEPDQRCCIIRTNNKKYYKKFNVPDLDRSQLPLDSSALNFTHANNTLIVSYKKPKEILTLEHELLREVKKLKGTNEGDVDCKTQ; encoded by the exons ATGGCTGTGCAGAGCTGGTCAGATCTTCTAAAAGCATCCACGAAAACCGCTTTAATACACGATg ATGGGAWAGAAATGGCAGAAGAATATGACTTGACAACAGATGAGCTCCTTG TACGAAAGTGGCGTTCAAAAAGCACCTTGAAGGGACAGGGACCATGGGAGATAGAAGTCGGAGAGCCAGTCCCATCTACTGTAGCCTGTTTGGAATCAGATGTTATCAAGGAAAACTGTTCAAAC CCTGTATTTATGCGCAAAGACACAAAGACCAGTTTCCTGTGGAGAGTCCGGAACCTTCCCTACCCCAAAGAGGTCTACAATATTTCAGTGGAGCCTGATCAACGATGCTGCATCATACGAACAAATAACAAAAA GTACTACAAGAAGTTTAATGTTCCAGATCTGGACCGAAGCCAGCTGCCATTGGATAGTTCTGCGCTCAACTTCACCCACGCCAATAACACGTTAATCGTCAGT TACAAGAAGCCCAAGGAGATATTAACGCTTGAGCACGAGCTACTCCGGGAGGTGAAGAAACTGAAGGGAACCAATGAAGGGGACGTCGACTGCAAAACTCAATGA
- the dpcd gene encoding protein DPCD isoform X1 has protein sequence MFQEVSVFCNMAVQSWSDLLKASTKTALIHDGKRKVHYLFTDGXEMAEEYDLTTDELLVRKWRSKSTLKGQGPWEIEVGEPVPSTVACLESDVIKENCSNPVFMRKDTKTSFLWRVRNLPYPKEVYNISVEPDQRCCIIRTNNKKYYKKFNVPDLDRSQLPLDSSALNFTHANNTLIVSYKKPKEILTLEHELLREVKKLKGTNEGDVDCKTQ, from the exons ATGTTTCAGGAAGTGTCAGTTTTTTGCAATATGGCTGTGCAGAGCTGGTCAGATCTTCTAAAAGCATCCACGAAAACCGCTTTAATACACGATg GGAAAAGGAAGGTACACTATCTCTTTACAGATGGGAWAGAAATGGCAGAAGAATATGACTTGACAACAGATGAGCTCCTTG TACGAAAGTGGCGTTCAAAAAGCACCTTGAAGGGACAGGGACCATGGGAGATAGAAGTCGGAGAGCCAGTCCCATCTACTGTAGCCTGTTTGGAATCAGATGTTATCAAGGAAAACTGTTCAAAC CCTGTATTTATGCGCAAAGACACAAAGACCAGTTTCCTGTGGAGAGTCCGGAACCTTCCCTACCCCAAAGAGGTCTACAATATTTCAGTGGAGCCTGATCAACGATGCTGCATCATACGAACAAATAACAAAAA GTACTACAAGAAGTTTAATGTTCCAGATCTGGACCGAAGCCAGCTGCCATTGGATAGTTCTGCGCTCAACTTCACCCACGCCAATAACACGTTAATCGTCAGT TACAAGAAGCCCAAGGAGATATTAACGCTTGAGCACGAGCTACTCCGGGAGGTGAAGAAACTGAAGGGAACCAATGAAGGGGACGTCGACTGCAAAACTCAATGA